The following proteins come from a genomic window of Metarhizium brunneum chromosome 2, complete sequence:
- the gal7 gene encoding Galactose-1-phosphate uridylyltransferase has protein sequence MPDKILDDISHRRYNPLTDSWLLVSPHRTKRPWQGAQEAAVANTLPEYDPKCYLCPGNARAAGDTNPKYDKTFAFVNDYSAVKEQQPDYEPDTKPNGITKRNSSDTTIVDFSADVESMLLRAQSVKGVCYVLTFSPKHHLTLADMPAPEILPVIEHWTRIYANHLSSSNPLDKLAENLDISMPKDEAPIPKDEYRYMQIFENKGSAMGCSNPHPHCQVWTTSTMPEEPGKELSQMTKYRANNGGRHLLEDYVQLELAKGERLLWQNKSFVVVCPWWAVWPFEVLVLPKRHIRSLVDFKPEERLQFAEAIQEVTRRYDNLFECSFPYSSGIHQAPLRGTKEEIENSYFHMHFYPPLLRSATVKKFLVGYELMAEPQRDITPEQATARLRDCGGELYRNNLK, from the exons atgccTGACAAGATCCTCGACGACATCTCCCACCGGAGATATAATCCTCTTACCGACAGCTGGCTACTTGTCTCGCCACATCGGACCAAGCGACCATGGCA GGGAGCTCAAGAGGCGGCAGTTGCCAATACTCTGCCCGAATATGATCCCAAG TGTTATCTTTGTCCTGGAAATGCTCGTGCTGCGGGTGACACAAATCCCAAATACGACAAGACTTTTGCTTTTGTCAACGATTACAGCGCTGTGAAAGAACAGCAGCCAGACTATGAGCCTGATACGAAGCCCAATGGTATAACAAAGCGCAATTCGTCTGATACAACTATTGTTGACTTCTCCGCAGATGTTGAGTCGATGCTCCTGAGAGCCCAGAGCGTCAAAGGCGTCTGCTATGTCCTCACCTTCTCGCCCAAACACCACCTCACTTTAGCAGACATGCCTGCTCCAGAAATCTTGCCCGTCATCGAGCACTGGACCCGAATTTATGCCAACCACTTGTCCTCCTCAAACCCATTGGACAAGCTTGCTGAAAATCTGGACATCTCCATGCCAAAGGATGAAGCACCCATTCCCAAAGATGAGTATCGATACATGCAGATTTTCGAGAACAAAGGCTCTGCTATGGGTTGTTCCAACCCACACCCGCATTGCCAAGTATGGACAACATCCACCATGCCTGAGGAACCTGGAAAGGAACTCTCCCAGATGACCAAATATCGTGCCAACAATGGCGGCCGACACTTGCTTGAGGATTACGTTCAGCTGGAACTTGCCAAGGGGGAGCGCCTTCTCTGGCAAAACAAGTCGTTTGTAGTGGTATGTCCCTGGTGGGCGGTCTGGCCATTCGAGGTGCTCGTCCTTCCCAAGAGGCATATCCGCTCCCTGGTAGACTTTAAGCCGGAGGAGAGGCTGCAGTTTGCCGAAGCCATCCAGGAGGTCACCAGGCGGTATGATAACCTCTTTGAGTGCAGTTTCCCGTACAGTTCCGGAATCCACCAGGCGCCGCTCCGGGGAACAAAGGAAGAGATTGAGAACTCCTACTTTCACATGCACTTCTACCCGCCCCTGCTGCGTTCCGCGACGGTGAAAAAATTCCTGGTTGGGTATGAGCTCATGGCTGAGCCGCAGAGGG